One segment of Amycolatopsis alba DSM 44262 DNA contains the following:
- a CDS encoding ESX secretion-associated protein EspG: MHQEHFTPLAFDFLWESAELGDLPYPLRVRSHGATELERRALRQRVDGELQARGLRDGRGRLERRIEDWLYLLARGSLTIDALHIPEFQAPTIAVLGATDGSAGVIAIQDQSGIWLREAPADGLPTAVVDLLPPGQRGSEASITLPIDDARRTEPIRGAVNPTKQAEEPEAAKTRRKEKPRVSLSERVTADPREAFGKLTGQPRLRGGQLAANSRSHVGAKQRSRVLGWFDTASGRYLSTSQAGPDGREWVTVSPADVKTLRMRLGEMAAGVAVDTR; encoded by the coding sequence ATGCACCAGGAACACTTCACGCCGCTGGCGTTCGACTTCCTCTGGGAGTCCGCCGAGCTCGGCGACCTGCCGTACCCGCTGCGCGTGCGTTCACACGGCGCGACAGAGCTCGAACGCCGGGCGCTGCGCCAGCGCGTCGACGGCGAACTCCAGGCCCGCGGCCTCCGCGACGGCCGGGGAAGGCTCGAGCGGAGGATCGAGGACTGGCTGTACCTCCTCGCCCGCGGCTCGCTGACCATCGACGCGCTGCACATCCCCGAGTTCCAGGCCCCGACGATCGCCGTGCTCGGCGCCACCGACGGGAGCGCCGGGGTGATCGCCATCCAGGACCAGTCCGGTATCTGGCTGCGCGAGGCGCCCGCCGACGGGCTGCCGACAGCGGTCGTCGACCTGCTGCCCCCAGGGCAGCGCGGTTCGGAGGCGTCCATCACGCTGCCGATCGACGACGCGCGCCGCACCGAGCCGATCCGCGGCGCCGTCAACCCGACGAAGCAGGCCGAGGAGCCCGAAGCGGCGAAGACCCGCCGCAAGGAGAAGCCCCGAGTCTCACTCAGTGAACGCGTCACCGCGGACCCGCGTGAGGCGTTCGGCAAGCTCACCGGCCAGCCGCGGCTGCGTGGCGGTCAGCTCGCCGCGAACAGCCGGTCGCACGTGGGTGCCAAGCAGCGGTCCCGTGTCCTCGGCTGGTTCGACACCGCCAGCGGGCGCTACCTCAGCACGTCACAGGCCGGTCCGGACGGGCGCGAATGGGTCACCGTCTCGCCCGCCGACGTCAAGACACTCCGCATGCGACTGGGTGAGATGGCCGCCGGTGTGGCGGTCGACACACGCTAG
- a CDS encoding ESX secretion-associated protein EspG produces the protein MANGELLTAVELDFLWETANAGELPYPLRLRSHGATMDERGALRTQTLQSLNQRRLADERGRPEPHIEDCFGVLARPDLSLDCVQLNNPNTEPLLAVASLLGGQGLLTVQDQRGFHFHPIATDGLASAIVSLLPPGSRGTEKSITLPLDGLVGASGADFLQRRQPQVDGSATSDEDRKALSRLQAQPRLRGGQFGANARSKHGTRSRSSVLSWFDTQSGRYFTQATRGSDGRDWITIAPADPATLRHRLTEMLGKIAAESSVAR, from the coding sequence ATGGCGAACGGTGAACTGCTCACCGCGGTCGAGCTGGACTTCCTGTGGGAGACCGCGAACGCCGGGGAGCTGCCGTACCCGCTGCGGCTCCGTTCGCACGGGGCGACCATGGACGAACGCGGCGCGCTGCGGACACAGACGCTCCAGTCGCTGAACCAGCGCCGTCTCGCCGACGAACGCGGGCGCCCCGAACCGCATATCGAAGACTGTTTCGGCGTCCTCGCGCGGCCGGATCTGAGCCTGGACTGCGTCCAGCTCAACAACCCCAACACCGAACCGCTGCTCGCGGTCGCGTCGCTGCTCGGCGGCCAAGGCCTCCTGACGGTGCAGGACCAGCGCGGTTTCCACTTCCACCCCATCGCCACGGACGGCCTCGCGAGCGCGATCGTCTCCCTCCTGCCGCCGGGTTCGCGCGGCACGGAGAAGTCGATCACCCTCCCGCTGGACGGGCTCGTCGGCGCTTCGGGAGCGGACTTCCTCCAGCGTCGCCAGCCGCAGGTCGACGGCTCGGCGACGTCCGACGAGGACCGCAAGGCCCTTTCGCGGCTTCAGGCTCAGCCGCGGCTTCGCGGCGGCCAGTTCGGCGCCAACGCGCGGAGCAAGCACGGCACGCGGAGCAGGTCTTCGGTGCTGAGCTGGTTCGACACGCAGTCCGGCCGGTACTTCACCCAGGCCACGCGCGGGTCCGACGGCCGGGACTGGATCACCATCGCGCCGGCGGATCCGGCGACCTTGCGGCACCGGCTCACGGAAATGCTGGGGAAGATCGCGGCTGAATCTTCTGTCGCGCGCTGA